In a single window of the Acinetobacter tibetensis genome:
- the nudC gene encoding NAD(+) diphosphatase has product MSMHSTAYIFKQQQLLVDNHFQLPQVARLQHDLNLSENGKIIARDLKEDEPVPEGYQLVPIRQLVQVWSKHQFEQASRAVQLLEWRRNHRFCSKCGHATQQHTSQYAMVCPSCGYNQYPRVNPCVITIITRGTDEVLLAKNARNKTQMYSLIAGFVEVGETLEEAVRRETLEEVGLQIKNIQYLASQPWPFPSNLMMAFKAEYHAGDIRIQENELSDAQFFKFDQLPEIPFKGSIAYAMIQHVMHGTPVADDTQAWL; this is encoded by the coding sequence ATGAGCATGCATTCAACAGCGTATATTTTTAAACAGCAGCAATTACTTGTGGATAATCATTTCCAGTTGCCGCAGGTAGCAAGACTTCAACATGATCTGAACCTATCGGAAAATGGCAAGATCATTGCACGGGATTTGAAAGAGGATGAACCTGTGCCAGAAGGTTACCAGTTGGTTCCGATCAGACAACTGGTACAAGTTTGGAGTAAACACCAGTTTGAACAAGCCAGTCGTGCGGTACAGTTACTGGAATGGCGCCGTAATCACCGCTTTTGTAGTAAATGTGGTCATGCCACCCAGCAGCATACCAGTCAGTATGCTATGGTCTGTCCATCGTGTGGTTATAACCAATATCCGCGGGTGAATCCTTGTGTGATTACCATTATTACCCGAGGTACAGATGAAGTTCTGCTGGCGAAAAATGCCCGCAACAAAACCCAAATGTACAGTTTGATTGCTGGATTTGTCGAAGTAGGGGAAACTTTGGAAGAAGCTGTACGCCGTGAGACGCTAGAAGAGGTCGGGCTTCAGATTAAAAATATTCAATATCTGGCCAGTCAGCCGTGGCCATTTCCCAGCAATCTGATGATGGCATTCAAGGCGGAATATCACGCAGGGGATATTCGGATTCAGGAAAATGAACTCAGTGATGCACAATTTTTCAAGTTTGATCAATTGCCCGAAATTCCGTTCAAGGGCAGTATCGCCTATGCCATGATTCAGCATGTGATGCATGGAACACCTGTGGCAGATGATACCCAAGCGTGGCTTTGA
- a CDS encoding TIGR03643 family protein, giving the protein MNKFAEQDLSRIIEMAWEDRTPFEAIHREFGLNETAVIRLMRENMKPSSFKMWRKRVTGRKTKHVQLRSPDVIRAYCSRQYKRF; this is encoded by the coding sequence GTGAATAAATTTGCTGAACAGGATTTATCAAGAATTATCGAAATGGCTTGGGAAGATCGAACCCCATTTGAAGCTATTCATCGTGAATTTGGTTTGAATGAGACTGCAGTGATTCGCTTAATGCGTGAAAATATGAAACCTTCGAGTTTTAAAATGTGGCGTAAAAGGGTAACGGGTCGAAAAACAAAGCATGTGCAGTTGCGTTCACCTGATGTAATTCGGGCTTATTGTTCGAGGCAGTACAAGCGTTTCTAA
- a CDS encoding DUF2256 domain-containing protein, whose protein sequence is MKKQHLPEKICIHCLRPFNWRKKWQRCWEEVRYCSERCKRESKQRPK, encoded by the coding sequence ATGAAAAAGCAGCATCTTCCTGAAAAAATCTGTATTCACTGCTTACGCCCTTTTAACTGGCGTAAGAAATGGCAACGTTGCTGGGAAGAAGTCAGATACTGTTCTGAACGATGTAAACGTGAGTCCAAACAGCGCCCAAAGTAA
- a CDS encoding cryptochrome/photolyase family protein codes for MRFGLILGDQLHHQLATLKVLDRTQDVILMAEVVEEATYVAHHPQKIALIFSAMRHFAKALKADGWRVRYHAFESGSPIRSLLDFVQSQQQLFPVTELVVTHCGEYRLQQQIEQHWSQRLQLPVQCLNDDRFFCSLEQFRHFASRYQTLRMEYFYREMRKQTGYLMLGQQPIGQQWNYDSANRKAWSGSPPLPPQLNFERDQIDVDVFALVEREFCQHSGSLANFRWATTRSNAKRVLEHFITHSLPYFGDYQDAMAQGTDTLFHSLLSPYLNCGLLLPKEVCDAAEAAYYAGHAPLNAVEGFIRQILGWREYVRGIYWLYMPEYANRNALQHSSPLPQFYWTGHTQMNCMAECFRNTFQNAYAHHIQRLMITGNFALLSGVDPQQISEWYLAVYADAYEWVELPNTLGMVMHADGGLMASKPYAASGNYIHKMSDYCKHCTYNVKTRTEPDSCPFNSLYWYFMIRHEAIFRTHPRMGMIYRQLDKLKDRQQIITHAQQLLSRIDEL; via the coding sequence ATGCGTTTCGGTTTAATTCTGGGAGACCAGCTTCATCATCAGCTCGCTACGCTCAAAGTACTGGACCGCACCCAAGATGTAATCCTGATGGCAGAAGTGGTTGAGGAAGCCACTTATGTCGCCCATCATCCTCAAAAAATTGCGCTGATTTTTAGTGCCATGCGTCATTTTGCCAAGGCACTTAAAGCCGATGGTTGGCGTGTACGTTATCATGCTTTTGAATCTGGTAGTCCTATTCGTAGCCTGCTGGATTTTGTGCAGTCACAACAACAACTGTTCCCCGTAACAGAACTGGTAGTTACCCACTGTGGAGAATATCGCCTACAACAGCAGATTGAACAGCACTGGAGCCAACGGTTACAACTGCCCGTACAGTGCCTGAATGATGACCGTTTTTTCTGTAGTCTGGAGCAGTTCCGCCACTTTGCCAGTCGCTACCAAACACTGCGTATGGAATATTTTTACCGAGAAATGCGCAAGCAGACTGGTTACTTGATGCTGGGTCAGCAGCCCATTGGACAACAGTGGAACTATGACAGTGCCAATCGCAAAGCTTGGTCGGGCAGTCCGCCCTTGCCCCCGCAACTTAATTTTGAACGGGATCAGATTGATGTAGATGTATTTGCACTGGTTGAACGTGAGTTTTGCCAGCATTCTGGAAGTCTTGCCAATTTTCGTTGGGCCACCACGCGCAGTAATGCCAAGCGTGTTCTGGAACATTTTATTACCCATAGTTTGCCTTATTTTGGTGATTATCAGGATGCCATGGCGCAAGGGACGGATACGCTGTTTCACAGCCTGCTCTCACCTTATTTGAACTGTGGTCTACTGTTGCCCAAAGAAGTCTGTGATGCAGCAGAAGCTGCCTACTATGCCGGTCATGCGCCACTAAATGCAGTTGAAGGCTTTATCCGACAGATTCTGGGTTGGCGTGAATATGTACGAGGCATTTACTGGCTGTACATGCCGGAATATGCCAACCGCAATGCACTACAGCATTCGTCACCGCTGCCACAATTTTACTGGACTGGTCATACCCAGATGAACTGTATGGCAGAATGTTTTCGCAATACTTTCCAAAATGCCTATGCGCATCACATCCAGCGTTTGATGATTACTGGCAACTTTGCCCTGTTAAGTGGTGTAGACCCGCAGCAGATCAGTGAATGGTATCTGGCGGTCTATGCCGATGCCTATGAATGGGTAGAACTACCGAACACGCTGGGCATGGTGATGCACGCCGATGGCGGCTTAATGGCCAGCAAACCCTACGCCGCTTCGGGCAATTACATTCATAAAATGTCAGATTACTGCAAGCACTGTACCTACAATGTCAAAACTCGTACTGAGCCAGATAGCTGTCCATTTAACAGTCTATACTGGTATTTTATGATCCGACATGAAGCGATATTTCGTACTCATCCACGTATGGGCATGATCTATCGGCAACTCGATAAACTTAAAGATCGGCAGCAGATTATCACTCATGCGCAGCAACTGCTCAGTCGGATTGATGAGTTATAA
- a CDS encoding cold-shock protein, protein MSNSNIVKGTVKWFNETKGFGFIQQESGPDVFAHFSEIASSGFKTLFEGQQVQFSIAQGQKGPNAVNITAI, encoded by the coding sequence ATGTCAAACTCAAATATTGTTAAAGGTACGGTTAAGTGGTTCAATGAAACTAAAGGTTTTGGTTTTATTCAACAAGAATCAGGCCCAGACGTTTTTGCCCACTTCAGTGAAATTGCCAGTTCAGGTTTTAAAACCTTATTTGAAGGTCAACAAGTTCAATTCAGCATCGCTCAAGGTCAAAAAGGCCCAAACGCAGTTAATATTACTGCGATCTAA